From a region of the Acomys russatus chromosome 4, mAcoRus1.1, whole genome shotgun sequence genome:
- the Slc4a11 gene encoding solute carrier family 4 member 11: MSQNEHLEDSGEYFSAGTLGYFKNDMDDTPEVQEDCLGDEVFDTVNSSIVSGESIRFFVNVNLEVQPSKSDMEAATGGCVLLHTSRKYLKLKNFEEEVRAHRDLDGFLAQASIILNETATSLDDVLRTMLNRFAQDPNHAEPDCDLDLLMAKLFTDAGAPMESKVHLLSDTIQGVTATVRGVQYQQSWLCIICTMKALQKRHVCISRLVRPQNWGENSCEVRFVILVLAPPKMKSTKTAMEVARTFATMFSDITFRQKLLKTHTEEEFKEALVHQRQQLTMMMPKATGHSMSSLHTHRHPQPPKCKDFFPFGKGIWTDIMRRFPVYPLDFTDGIIGKGKTVGKYVTTTLFLYFACLLPTIAFGSLNDENTNGAIDVQKTIAGQSIGGLLYALFSGQPLVILLTTAPLAIYIQVIRVICDDYSLDFNSFYAWTGLWNSFFLTLYAFLNLSLLMNLFKRSTEEIIALFISITFVLDAVKGMVKIFWKYYYGHHYHTKRASSLASLMGVGRSPNASLHTALNTSLLASPIEMATASSGGSGGSTHSGQATAVLSLLIMLGTLWLGYTLYQFKKSPYLHPCVRETLSDCALPIAVLSFSLISSYGFREIEMSKFRYNPSESLFEVAQMRSLSFKAVVSAMGLGFLLSLLFFIEQNLVAALVNAPENRLVKGTAYHWDLLLLAIINTGLSLFGLPWIHAAYPHSPLHVRALALVEERVENGHIYETIVDVKETRLTALGASILVGLSLLLLPFPLQWIPKPVLYGLFLYIALTSLDGNQLFSRVALLLKEQTSYPPTHYVRRVPQRKIHYFTGLQILQLLLLCAFGVSSLPYMKMVFPLIMIAMIPIRYNLLPRIIEAKYLDVMDAEHRP, translated from the exons ATGTCACAGAATGAACACCTTGAGGACTCTGGTGAATACTTCTCCG CTGGCACTCTGGGATACTTCAAAAACGACATGGATGACACCCCTGAAGTTCAAGAAGACTGCCTCGGGGATGAGGTCTTTGACACCGTCAACTCCTCCATTGTGTCTGGCGAGAGCATCCGTTTTTTTGTCAACGTCAACCTTGAAGTGCAGCCCTCCAAATCTG ACATGGAAGCTGCAACTGGTGGCTGTGTGCTGCTGCACACCTCCCGCAAG TATCTGAAGTTAAAGAACTTCGAGGAAGAAGTCCGTGCACACCGGGACCTGGATGGCTTCCTGGCACAGGCCAGCATCATCTTGAATGAGACCGCTACCTCGCTGGATGATGTGCTCCGGACGATGCTAAACCGCTTCGCCCAGGACCCCAACCATGCAGAACCTGACTGTGACCTGGACCTGCTCATGGCTAAGCTTTTTACAGATGCTGGGGCCCCCATGGAGAGCAAAG TCCACCTGCTGTCAGATACCATCCAGGGAGTCACCGCCACTGTGAGAGGGGTGCAGTACCAGCAGTCATGGCTCTGCATCAT CTGTACCATGAAGGCCCTACAGAAACGGCATGTGTGTATCAGCCGCCTGGTTCGACCGCAGAACTGGGGAGAGAACTCGTGTGAGGTTCGCTTTGTCATCCTGGTGCTAGCCCCACCCAAGATG AAAAGCACCAAAACTGCGATGGAGGTGGCGCGCACGTTTGCCACCATGTTCTCAGACATCACCTTCCGCCAGAAGCTCCTGAAGACCCACACTGAGGAAGAATTTAAGGAGGCTCTGGTGCATCAGAGACAGCAGCTCACCATGATGATGCCAAAAGCAACAGGCCACAGCATGAGCTCCCTCCATACTCACAGACACCCTCAG cCCCCAAAATGCAAGGACTTTTTCCCTTTTGGAAAAGGCATCTGGACGGACATCATGCGCAGGTTCCCTGTGTACCCCCTGGACTTCACCGACG GCATCATTGGGAAAGGCAAGACAGTGGGCAAGTACGTCACCACCACGCTCTTCCTCTACTTTGCCTGCCTTCTACCGACGATTGCTTTTGGATCCCTCAATGATGAGAACACAAATGGCGCCATCG ATGTGCAGAAGACCATAGCTGGGCAGAGCATCGGAGGCCTCTTGTATGCACTGTTCTCTGGGCAGCCGCTGGTGATCCTGCTGACTACGGCACCCTTGGCCATCTACATCCAGG TGATTCGAGTCATCTGTGATGACTACAGCCTGGACTTCAACTCCTTCTATGCGTGGACGGGCCTGTGGAACAGTTTCTTCCTCACGCTTTACGCCTTCCTCAACCTCAGCCTCCTTATGAATCTCTTTAAGAG GTCAACAGAGGAAATCATCGCCCTCTTCATCTCCATCACATTTGTGCTGGACGCTGTCAAGGGCATGGTCAAAA TCTTCTGGAAGTATTACTATGGTCACCACTACCACACAAAAAGGGCTTCATCCTTGGCGAGCTTGATGGGCGTTGGCAGAAGCCCCAACGCCAGCCTCCACACTGCACTCAACACCAGCCTCTTGGCCAGCCCTATAGAGATGGCCacagccagcagtggtggcagcggcggcagcacACACTCAGGCCAGGCGACAGCGGTGCTCAGCCTCCTCATTATGCTGGGCACTCTCTGGCTGGGCTATACCCTCTACCAATTCAAGAAAAG CCCCTACTTGCACCCATGTGtgcgtgagaccctgtctgactGTGCCCTGCCCATCGCCGtgctctccttctccctcatcaGCTCCTATGGCTTCCGGGAAATTGAAA TGAGCAAGTTCCGCTACAATCCCAGCGAGAGCCTTTTTGAGGTGGCCCAGATGCGCTCTCTGTCCTTCAAGGCCGTCGTCAGTGCCATGGGTCTTGGTTTCCTGCtctccttgcttttcttcattGAGCAGAACCTGGTGGCTGCACTAGTCAATGCGCCTGAGAACAG GCTAGTGAAGGGCACTGCCTATCACTGGGACCTCCTGCTCCTTGCCATCATCAACACGGGGCTGTCTCTGTTTGGGCTACCCTGGATCCACGCCGCGTACCCCCACTCCCCTCTGCATGTACGGGCCCTGGCCTTAGTGGAGGAACGTGTGGAGAATGGACACATTTATGAGAC gaTTGTGGATGTTAAGGAGACAAGGCTGACGGCGCTGGGCGCCAGCATCCTGGTGGgcctctccctgctgctgctgcccttccCACTGCAGTGGATCCCCAAGCCTGTGCTTTACGGGCTCTTCCTCTACATCGCGCTCACCTCTCTGGACGGCAACCAGCTCTTCTCGCGCGTGGCCCTGCTGCTCAAGGAGCAG ACGTCATACCCGCCCACACACTACGTCCGGAGGGTACCCCAGCGGAAGATCCACTACTTCACGGGCCTGCAGattctgcagctgctgctgctctgcgCCTTCGGCGTGAGCTCCCTGCCTTACATGAAGATGGTCTTCCCCCTCATCATGATCGCCATGATCCCGATTCG CTACAATCTGCTACCCCGAATCATTGAAGCCAAGTACTTGGATGTCATGGATGCTGAGCACAGGCCCTGA